The Archocentrus centrarchus isolate MPI-CPG fArcCen1 chromosome 1, fArcCen1, whole genome shotgun sequence genome includes the window gcttggtttCTGTGAATGAAATGCTTCTCCTTCTCCAAGCCTCTATGTCATAAAATGTTCTACATACCTTTTTTGTGTATATCAGGAGAACCAAGAGAACCAGCAATTAATTTTCTAAGTTGTATAAAGGTGCTAAAACATAGTTTGCTCCTTTTCTACCATCACCCTCCCTCAATAAAGAACTCAAACCATAGTGGCtgcttctgtctttttaattttcattttaggactaatagattaataataataataataatttatcttAATCGTACATTATATGATTATTATTTGTAAAGAATAGGACAGTCCTGGCCTTTGTAATTGTGTAAATAAATCATATCCAAGCACATATTTAATatgcaacatttaaataaatacatttaaattgtaTGTGATAAGATGGTAACACTGTACTGAAAGCcgaattaataataataaaaaaaaaaagtaaacagatTTCTTAAGGCTAATCCAAACAGTTTTGAAAATGAATTTAATGGCTTTGAATTTTGTCTTTGAGATTgctcccatgtttttttgttttttttttggtaatattattattactgctttTGCTGCTGTGGTTAATAGCACTagtgtttttgtattattttgtttCGTTTTCATGgggcatttattttgaaaagctttttgtACTCGTCATCACAAATCATCATATTTCCGGCTAGCTAGGGGAAAGCCGGTCAATTTTAAGGGCTCTTGTTCTAAGTGGTTTTGAATTGGTTGTGTACTAAGTTGCATTTACAGTTGGTCTAGGTCGTTGGGGTTTTACATAATGTATGTTGTAGCTTAAAAGTGAcagataaaaagtaaaatataataatacgCGTAACATTTCTTTAGCTAAGCTAGTTAGCTAGCCTAATTTGTTTACATTAGTGTGATGGTGTTTCAGTCAGGAAGCCCCTGATACATGCGTCTGTCTATCGTTTCAGATTTCTTTTTGCTTCGCGACTGCTTACAGGTCAGTGCTGTTAATGTTAGAGCAACAACgcctaaaaaaaatgaaaccaattgTATGTTAACTTTGTTACTGTAAACCTGTCTTCTAAGGTGCTCAGGTTCTTACATACAGCAAAGACTACAATGAAAACAGGTCATTCAAGAagtttgtttaaatttggtaaactGGAAAACACGAAGCCCAAAGACCAGTTACAGAAAACAAGTCTTTGccacaaaacatgtttttgccaCAAATTAGACATATGGTTAACGAAAGAGACTAACTGCGTCTTTATAATCTCAAGATTTCTGGATGTACCAAGAGATTGTTTTCAAGCACCTTTATAAATAAACCCTTAACTGGATGTGTAATGGATGTGAACATTTCAGAATCAAATATGAAATATAACGGTTTGGTCATCCTTTCTTTAAAGCTGGTATGCCGAAATAATACATATTTTGATACCTTTGGAgatagtttttaaaatgttctacTAcgcaacctttaaaaaaaaaaaaagccacaaaatTTGCTGCGTGACCTGACTCAGGTATACCCCGCCTCTTGCCCAAactcagctgggataggcttgaGTTCCCAGTGACCCTGAAGTGGATAAGAGGCTAAGAAAATGCTTGAATGCCGCGTTTTGCTCCTTCTTGCAATAAAATTAATCATGCAGAAGTGTTGCCCAAATTATTATCCTACCTATGCTATGTTTCAAATCTTGCATTCAGGAAAATGTACTTACTTTCATAAGGCATGCACGGATTGCAAAATTCAGGTCCATAGTGATGATTAAAATTTAATATATaggctttttgttttattttgctgttgttttatcCCCTTTTCATTACTGAAATTATCTGTGCTGTCTTCAGATCTTCATTCCAGTAATTTATTAACAAATTTATGAATTAATGAACCTGAATATCAAGTAAATGTACGGCAGAAGTGATGGGGCATAACCAGTGGCTCTGCCGTTGGTGAATGTCTTCTTATTTGATGATAGGAAGGTGATAGTCATGTGAATCAGTACTGACGTACAAATTGTTGTATCCTTGTTTTTTCACCCATGTTACCCTTCATAGTTGATAATtaatactgttttttttgttctacaGATATTTTCTGGAATGACAGCAGTCAAGTAGGAATAGAGATGAGTGACTTTGGGCCAGCAGAGCTGATTGCAGGCCTCTGTTATACAGATGAGGAGAATCCTCTTCCTCTGTGGCAGAATGGATGCATCAGCCCCTGTTTTAACCAACTCATCCTTGGAGTCTTGCCTCATGCTGGGATGGCCATTTTCTGTGCCTGCTACCTCAGTATGACAAGGTAGGTAGGTCGTACATTGATAGATTCATATTTCAGGGAGTAACAAGTTTGTAATCTTGAAATTTTATCAGCAGATAATGAAGCTACAGTTAAGAAAAGACATACATATCTGATGAATTATGTTTTACTTTAGTACAACAACACTAATTAAAACACTATCTTTTTTGGAGTCTTCTCAGTTTTAACCAGTTTTTGGCTGCATTCAAAAAGTGTAGCTTACAAACTGAACTGGGCATCCTATAAAGCTAATTCTTTGAATATTTGAATAAATAGAAATCCTAAAAACTCTttttatattttgacttttttctttttttttttgcttcctagATGCAGCCTCCTCCAGACGTCTCCTCCATGTGGCTGGACACTCAGGTTGGTGTCAGCTCTGCTGGCCGCCTTGCTCTTTACTGCAGATGTCATCCTGGTTAGTTTGCTCCAGCAGGGAGACATGTACCTGGATGTCCTAGCAGACAGCTGTGCGATCCTGGCCTGGCTGGTCCACTTCAGTGCCATAATAGTGCTCCAGAGGACTGTGTTCAAGAGAACCAGAGGACCTCCACTGCTGCTTCTCCTGGTGCTTCTGTTACTCCCTAACCTTATCATCACCTTGATTATTTATTGTAACAACAAGGAATATTTAAACCCTGCTGAACCTCTTAAACTGGCCCGATTTGTTTTTGCCTCGGTGCGGAcgtttctttttctcatttaccTCTTGGCATTTGCTTTCCCCTGCATCAGTGATGCTGGGTACACCTTATACATTAATGATGTCGATGGGTCTCCGCTCATCCCTGAGAGCACACAGCCAGACACGGGAGAGATGGTGGCTGAGGATGGGAGTGGTTGCCTCTACCGACTCTTCTACCTGTGGCTTACCCCGCTCCTCAGACGAGGCCAGAGAGGGGAACTGGAGAGACCGGCCGATGTGTATCACCTTCCTCGGAAACTTCGAACTAGTGTGATTTGTCGTTACTTTCACCAGTGCTGGGAAGCCTGCCGGCTAGGGTCACCAGTCACTGACCAACAGGATCAGTGGCCCAGACCGGTCAGCACAAACCTCCTGAGTGGCACCTGGAGTTTACAGCATCAGGAGGAACCACTGGAGCTGGAAGGTGATGTAGGATTGCTGAAGGTGCTGCACAAGGCATTCGGAAAGTGGTATTACATCCTAGGTGTGCTGAAGGTGACAGTCAACGTATGTAGTTTTGCAGGTCCGCTGCTTCTCAGTAGTCTTGTGAGCTTTATGGAGGAAAAAGATGCCCCACTCAGCAGGGGCCTCTGGTGTGCCGTGGGGCTCTTCGCCACCACCCTTCTGTGCTCTGTTCTGCGAAACATCTTTGTCTTCGAGGTCTCCAAGGTGGCACTGTCAGCACGAACTGCTCTTGTGACGGCCATCTACAGCAAAGCCCTGAGGgtcagcagctgcagtttgGCTGGCTTTACTTTAGGAGAGGTGGTGAACTTAATGAGCACAGACACTGACCGTGTGGTCAACTTCTTCCAGAGTTTCCACGAGCTGTGGAGCCTGCCCTTTCAGTTAGCTGTCACCCTTTACTTGCTGTATCTGCAGGTGGGTGTAGCTTTCCTGGGAGGACTGtccgtagctctgctgctggtgCCATTCAACAAGTTCCTTGCTTCCTGCATCCTTAGCAACAATAAAAAGATGCTCCGATGGAAGGATAACCGTGTTAAGGTGTGGTCTGTTTAAGCTGTTATTATATCATATACGTAAATAATACTACATGTTTCAGATTTGATTAAAATGCTTTCATGAAGCCACCCAGGAAACAACCAAGATTGTTGTTgagattcaattttttttttaaatttttgactTTTCTCTCCAGTTAATGACAGAGATCCTCTTTGGCATTCGTGTCATCAAGTTCTACAACTGGGAGCCTCGTTTCATGCAGAAGGTGGCTGACTGTCGTAAAGAGGAGCTGTCCCACCTTAAGGCTGTCAAATATCTGGATGCCTTGTGTGTGTACACCTGGGCTGCTCTGCCTGTGGTCATCTCCATCCTTACCTTTGTCACGTATGTGCTGCTTGGACACCAGCTGACTGCAGCAAAGGTAAAGTGGCTGCTGTGTTGATGCCAGCAGTGAGCTTTGTAGAAaatttcctcccacattccaaagacatgcacttactggggttaggttaattggctactctaaattgcccataggtgtgaatgagagtgtgagtgtgaaaggttttttgtctctctgtgttggccctgtgacaggctggcgacctgttcagggtgtaccccgcctctcgccctatgacatctgggataggctccagcccccccgtgacccttaacaggattagcggaagcgaatggatggatggatgcagtcTTTTCAAGTTTTAGCAAcacttgaaataaaaaaaaaaaaaaaaaatcctaattttttgtctctctgctATCTGTAGTTTAGTCAGACAACTCATTCTTGAAAATATGTATCACAGCAGCAGAATACAGTCAGAGTTTGGTGTCTAGGCTTTGTGTGCATCTCTCTCCGCAAgtatgatacattaattatctctccaggacctccAGGTGGATGCTGGGGTTGTGGAGAGGTTGAAACAGCAGGCAGTAAAAGAGGGCAGCAGTGGCACTGACATGTCATAGAGATGAGAAGCTTTAATAGAGCAGAAAATTGGGAGGGTGTGATCTGGTATGACACGTGTGAAACAATGCAGCTCGAGATATCTGCTTGAACCAGCTTTGCTCTAACCGTACAGTAATAATTTGCATTATTTATGTGTCATAAAAATTTAGTTTCAGGTAGATTTGCTGCACAGGAAGCTGTTcagatgactgacagctcaTAGCAGTAATAGTTATTTCCTTTGAAAAGGCGCAAGTGAAATGAAGTCTGTTTTATTCACATAGCCCCGTATCCCAAATTTATCTGAAGTTTGTTTTGTAACCTGCACAAAATAGAGTTTAGCACCCTTGATTTggacaatttaaaataaaaatccaaaaatgatgGTCAGGGGcttttggagggaaaaaaaatcagcactgcgagaaatttaaattgaattaaacaactggcaaaattaaaaaaaataactttttgtgttttcagttttatgcTCCAGTGCTGCAGATATTTCTGTATTCCTAGTAAAACGTATATTAGTGGCTTTGAACTTAATTCTAGCTTAAAAATTCTCATACTCTTGTGTGAATGATTGTATAAATGCATGTATAAAAAAAGGATTATATAACTTGTATCAAATATGATGACTTTTTAAGAGTCCGCACTCCAAAATGTGGTTCTCCTCTCATGCAGGTGTTTACCACGCTCGCCCTGGTGGGGATGTTGATCATCCCGCTCAATGCTTTCCCCTGGGTCCTCAATGGAGTCCTGGAGGCCAGCGTGTCTCTGGAACGAATCCAGCGCTTCTTTAAACTGACTAATCGGAACCTGCAGGCACACTATGCGCTGGGTAGGGTGCTGCTTTGTTTGCTGTTAAGTTTGCGtgcatgtgtatttgttttAGGGCTTGATCAGTGACCAGAAACAGGTTCTCGTGCTTATTGTTCTTCCAAGGAAGATGCAGGTTTTCTGAATGTTTAAAACAACTTCTGGCCATTAAAGATTATGTGCAAATATTAAGCACTATTCactcttttttgtcattttctgctTTCAACAAATATTTCTTTGAGTCATTGAGAGTCTGAATAatgctattttttgtattaaatgCTTTGTCTCAAAGAGTAaagtgaacaaaaacaaaacttgattTACCTGAGTGTATCAGCAAATCTTTTAGAATAGAGCACAaatgaaacatgtttttttttttgttttttttaatgaatgtaaaATTTCTATTGTGCTGAAACACCACCTGTCCCCAGTGTCTCCTGAAGACAGTCAGACATCTGTCCTGTTGAGCCAGGTGTCGTTTTCCTGGCAGGATCCCAGCACTCAGGACAAAGAGGGAGAAACTGGAGCTGCTAAAGGAAGCCTGCAGCTGCACAGTCTCAATCTAAACATAACCAAGGTACAAGTTATATGTTaacatgtacatatatatattcgtttaaattttttttttcttgcaaaataTGTTTGTCACACCAGTGAAACCAGCCAGTACGGAGCAGTGAACTTAACTTAATCTCACAGAAATCATTGGAAACTTGTTTTTAGAATATCTTCTGTCAGTGACATCAGTACAGTATTTAACAGCCTAAAAATTCACTTGAATATTTaatttgcaaaagtgcatttaAACAGATGTTTCAACAGTAGGTGTTTGGAATTGACTTTAATCAGTCAGTAAACATCCGTATGCAGACATGACATCTGAAGATCTCATAGCTGAATCAGATCAACTGGTTGGCTGCTGTGATAAACTCAAGTTCAGCTTCTGAAAGGTAAAATTTcagttaaacatttttcttcccTTGTGAATCTTATTACTGTCGTCTGGCTCAGGGCTCTCTGGTCGTTGTGGTTGGGAAGGTCGGCTGTGGAAAGAGCTCCTTACTGGCTGCTCTGACAGCTGAACTTAACAGGTATGCTGCTTTTGAAAGTTTTGTTCCAAATATTTAGATTATTATTTGATTTATATTTGAGGAATGTTGTGGAAGCGTCCATATTCCCTTTTTCCAGTATGAACAAGTGAATTTGTTGTTTTGAGGCAGTCGGGGGAAATTATACAGCCAGTTTTTTACATGTGTTTTGAATACTTTGCTTTACattaaatgatattttaatcAGAACTGTAGTGGGAACAAATCCTTTAAACAATAAGAGAATATAGCATTTAGAGTCTTTTAGACTGACACCGACACAAGCAGAGATGAAATCATTTGTTGTTCAGCCGCACTgagatccatccatcttcttcctgtctctgcaggCTTGCTGGAGTGCTCTACGTTGCAGACAGGGAGTCTGGCTTCGGTCTGGCCTCACAGGAACCGTGGATCCAGCATGCATCAGTACGAGACAACATCTTGTTTGGCAGAGACTACAATGCTGCCTTCTACCAGGCTGTGATCAAGGCCTGCGCACTCTCAGATGACCTCAATGTATGATCATGACACCCTTACTGTTTGTGTCTCCTTTTTCATCTCTCTATATTACTGATAAAGAAGGGAGTTGGGTATTTTATGTCTTTACCAAATATAGATTATAGAGGTCTGACAGGAAGTGAGGGAGGCGTGTGGACATACAACAAAAAGTCTGATCTTAAATATTATCTGTTattctcatttccagctccatat containing:
- the abcc10 gene encoding multidrug resistance-associated protein 7, whose amino-acid sequence is MSDFGPAELIAGLCYTDEENPLPLWQNGCISPCFNQLILGVLPHAGMAIFCACYLSMTRCSLLQTSPPCGWTLRLVSALLAALLFTADVILVSLLQQGDMYLDVLADSCAILAWLVHFSAIIVLQRTVFKRTRGPPLLLLLVLLLLPNLIITLIIYCNNKEYLNPAEPLKLARFVFASVRTFLFLIYLLAFAFPCISDAGYTLYINDVDGSPLIPESTQPDTGEMVAEDGSGCLYRLFYLWLTPLLRRGQRGELERPADVYHLPRKLRTSVICRYFHQCWEACRLGSPVTDQQDQWPRPVSTNLLSGTWSLQHQEEPLELEGDVGLLKVLHKAFGKWYYILGVLKVTVNVCSFAGPLLLSSLVSFMEEKDAPLSRGLWCAVGLFATTLLCSVLRNIFVFEVSKVALSARTALVTAIYSKALRVSSCSLAGFTLGEVVNLMSTDTDRVVNFFQSFHELWSLPFQLAVTLYLLYLQVGVAFLGGLSVALLLVPFNKFLASCILSNNKKMLRWKDNRVKLMTEILFGIRVIKFYNWEPRFMQKVADCRKEELSHLKAVKYLDALCVYTWAALPVVISILTFVTYVLLGHQLTAAKVFTTLALVGMLIIPLNAFPWVLNGVLEASVSLERIQRFFKLTNRNLQAHYALVSPEDSQTSVLLSQVSFSWQDPSTQDKEGETGAAKGSLQLHSLNLNITKGSLVVVVGKVGCGKSSLLAALTAELNRLAGVLYVADRESGFGLASQEPWIQHASVRDNILFGRDYNAAFYQAVIKACALSDDLNVLPNGDKTEVGENGVTLSGGQKARLALARAVYMDKDIYLLDDPLAAVDTDVAEHLMKKCIMELLGGKTRILCTHRIEFVDKADVVVLMDNGTIVKTGTPAEVLPLVEAGAKKQKNDRNTKEKDGVDQDEEELSLLSELSVDDDPELSGAERKQVGRLSWRVYQTYWGAVGGVLATCILISLLLMQASKNVSDWWLSHWISKLKHNGSSGNNDSSLPVFSSPHLLLFSPGGLMSLVPSVQTFLSNDIDSDVKFYLTVYGSIAVANTVFTALRAFLFAYGVISAASVIHNRLLDQVLKTTMTFFDTTPLGRILNRFSSDLYSVDDSLPFVLNILLANIFGLLGMLVVISYGLPWVLVALLPLALLYYRTQHFYRHTSRELKRLCSLTLSPVYSHFSETLTGLGTIRASGSSARFEEENARRLEQNQRCLFLSNAAGQWLDIRLQLIGVAVVTGLGLIAVFQHQFNSVDPGLVGLSLSYALSITQLLSGLIFSFTQTEMQLVSVERTEEYSTGLPTEPQHQNTKLTPTWPEHGWLEFRNVVLTYRDGLPNALDGVSLVVRPGEKIGIVGRTGSGKSTMFLALFRMVELNQGQILLDQLDISTVGLAQLRSRLAIIPQDPFLFSGTVRENLDPCGRHVEQQLLDVLEQCHLSAVVSRMGGLEAEVGERGRFFSAGQRQLLCLARALLTQAKVLCIDEATASVDHKTDKLLQQTIRDKFWDKTVLTIAHRINTIMDCDRVLVMHAGKVVEFDTPAALCQTDNSIFHRLAGDQGQ